The Rhopalosiphum maidis isolate BTI-1 chromosome 4, ASM367621v3, whole genome shotgun sequence region TTCCCATCTGGGATGGAAAAATGCCAACTCcttgtattttaaaaccaaaaccAATGTGGACAGGAAAAcaacttttttctttaattatccCTGGAAATGTCAACATGATACGAACTCATTCCACTCATCCTGATGAAGAGGATAATGGACCTTACAAATGGATATCACCCGGTGATACAaaagtttgtatttatatttcattaatttatattaatgattaattaaatattttatcattcatctttatttaaataattttatttagttaaactagtagatttatttttttatcctaaTTATggttctaaatttttaattacacaaaaactaaatttaagagGACGCCACACGACACCCACATGTGTTATTTCTTATACAAGTACATAACAAAGCAAATTTATGctctgttaatttaaaaataagagtgAATCgttctattatcaaacttgatgttaagaacattatatgtgtttgtataatggtttttaagaaagttatgaacatttttaattaatgctatattatatatgcataacttgctaaaatattgtactcttgtaaaaaaaaccaacacaTAACACataaacacagataatgtttttaccaTCTCCAAatcttgataaattaatataatcatgcTTTGTATATtcttgaatacatttttttatttaatcaaatattttattcttagtagacttattagattttaatttaagctatAGTAACCTTTTTaaacttgttattatttttgaacaatgATCAGAAATTGTAGTTATTGAAATttctaacaattatataatattcaactaaTTGTTAAACCAATGCTCGTTAATGATAGCAGGTTTACCTTCTACTATCATCTCCAAaacattggaaaaaaaaaaataaaagtttacattggtttttattattttaaaacaccaTAACTAATCTGAACCTTTAACAAAAttcacttatatttaaatcattaactaTAGactaaatttagttatattaaatagttttattctaTTGATCCAGTACTCGTTAATAatagtgttaaaataataattttactattatctcCAAAATActggtaaattaatataatcaagatAAGATTTGTATAttcttgattaattttattaattaaatcaaataatacattctTAGTACACTTATTAGATTTGACAAATATGATAGCGCatctcattttattaaattatgttatgatattttaatgttcaagtgagttatgagagaataatactttttactattatcactctaaaaaatttaaataaacttacggTTTTCATaggcttttattattttaaaataccatgATTATTCTGAACCTTAATTAACTAtttgcttaaatattataagtattaattaactgctaattgaatttagttattttatatagttttgttctttaatttgataaaataaagtcttggtttcataatttaatttagtagttattggtatttgtatatttttaggttaTGGTTGAGCATGGTGAGTTAGTGATGggaatattatgtaagaaaaCTTTAGGTACATCAGCTGGATCATTGCTTCACATATGTATGTTGGAATTGGGACATGAAGTATGTGGACGGTTCTATGGTAATATTCAAACTGTAGTTAATAACTGGCTTTTATATGAaggtaaatttaagttatttttttatcaaactatGTTGTTCAACATTAACTCATAATCTTTATATTAAGGCCATTCTATTGGTATTGGTGATACTATTGCTGATCCCCAAACTTATTTGGAGATTCAAAGAGCAATTAAAAAAGCTAAAGAAGATGTAATAGAGGTGATACAAAAAGCACATAATATGGATCTTGAGCCAACACCGGGTAATACTCTTCGTCaaacttttgaaaatcaaGTAAACAGAATTTTAAATGATGCTCGTGACAAAACTGGAGGTTCTGCTAAAAAATCTTTGACTGAATATAATAGCCTTAAAGCTATGGTTGTATCTGGTGCCAAAGGTTCAAACATTAACATTTCtcaggtatattatttaataatgctttttttctattaattaatatcttattatttttgtttatatctaGGTTATTGCTTGTGTAGGTCAACAGAACGTAGAAGGTAAAAGAATACCATTTGGTTTTCGAAAACGTACATTGccacattttattaaagatGATTATGGGCCCGAATCAAGAGGCTTTGTAGAAAACTCCTATCTAGCTGGATTAACACCTTCAGAGTTTTACTTCCATGCTATGGGAGGTCGTGAAGGTCTTATTGATACTGCTGTGAAAACTGCTGAAACAGGTAACTGTggaattagtttattaaaaaagtcttttttaacatatttactacagATAATGCCAAATAacgtaaattaacattttttggatATGCTAAATGACTCAAATTGCCATcatgtatacttaattattaaatatacaattatttgattagCATTAAGAttcaactattaaattttgttagcGCCTTCTATAAGTATTATCACATTTTCACAAGTtgtgcataaatatattaatttttaagattttcttaaaaactaatttttcaacGTTATGAAAAGTATTTCAAGTATGATACATAGctcatttgttaaaattataatgataatttttttttctaggttATATCCAGCGACGTTTGATCAAAGCTATGGAATCTGTTATGGTCCACTATGATGGAACTGTACGTAACTCTGTTGGCCAGTTGATTCAGTTACGTTATGGAGAAGATGGTCTTTGTGGAGAAGCAGTAGAATTCCAAAGTATTGCTACAATAGAACCATCACACAAGAAATTTGaagatgaatttaaatttgatgtttCAAATGAAAGACATATGAGAAAAATTTTCACTGAAGATGTTTTAAAAGAGATGATGGGTAGTAACGATACTGTAGCTGAATTAGAAAAAGAGTGGGAACAGTTAAACAATGATAGAGATACTTTAAGAGAAATATTCCCTTCTGGTGAAAGCAAAGTAGTATTACCTTGTAATCTGAAACGTATGATCTggaatgttcaaaaaatttttCACATTAATAAACGAGGACCAACAGACTTGAATCCTATAAAAGTTGTGAatggtaaatttttaatatatttaaaatctaatatacaaagcattattttaacatagaactaattagtttttttacaattaaaaagttggttttatttaaaggccacaattaatgtaatgtagtTATAGTGTTAAAATACCCAGCTAAGGACAATAAAACTTGATGCCACTGCTGCAATATGAAGACCttgaaatgattatttaaattaggagTCTTTGATTTATGGTTTCTTACCTTTAATTGAGGCCTGTGTGTATACTAGTATACATTAACAAATACAGtccttaatacataaaaataataggtgtCACTAACTAAAAAGTTTGAAGACtcctgatttaaataaatacactttagattttaaaaatcttgtataattaaattgttaaaatgtttacagacaataaatataaatgtcatatattttgtgttttatagttatgtactcaaaaattaatctaatttttaaaattaaatgcatttatgaTTACAGGAGTTAAAAAGCTATTGGACAAATGTGTCATTGTAGCTGGTGAAGATGAGTTAAGCAAGAAAGCTAATAAAAATGCCACTTTATTGTTTCAATGTTTGGTACGTTCTACTTTGTGCACTAAATTAGTATCTGAAAATTTCCGTCTATCTTCTGAAGCATTTGAATGGTTAGTGGGTGAAATTGAAAACAGATTTAAACAAGCTCaggttagtattttaaaaaatttcaatttaatgttattattagtaatccttacaattaaatatttacacacgtaaaaatgttttgctttTTCAGGCACAACCTGGTGAGATGGTTGGAGCATTAGCTGCTCAAAGTTTAGGAGAACCGGCTACTCAAATGACACTGAATACTTTTCATTTTGCTGGTGTATCTTCTAAAAATGTAACCCTAGGAGTACCTAGattaaaggtaataatttaattatgattattattaacagtaaactaatgttgttatttaacttttaggaaattattaatataagtaaaaagcCTAAGGCTCCATCACTCACTGTATTTTTAACTGGAGCAGCTGCTAGAGATGCAGAAAAggctaaaaatgtattatgtcgCCTTGAGCATACAACATTGAGAAAAGTCACAGCAAACACAGCTATTTATTATGATCCTGATCCTCAAAATACAGTTATTAGAGAAGACCAAGaatttgtaaatgtatattatgaaatgcCTGATTTTGATCCTTCGAGAATTTCTCCATGGTTATTGCGAATTGAATTGGATAGAAAAAGAATGActggtatttaataaaattaaatgtgtgtttttattaaaagtaatttataatatattatatatattattttagataaaaaattgaCTATGGAAGCAATATCTGAAAAAATCAATGCTGGATTTGGTGACGATCTTAactgtatatttaatgatgaCAACGCTGACAAGTTAATCCtacgtatacgtataatgaATGGCGAAGATGGAAAAATGAATGGGGGTGATGATGAAGATACTGTTGATAAAATGGAAGATGATATGTTCCTGAGATGTATAGAAGCAAACATGTTATCTGATATGACTTTACAAGTGAGTATttgcttattaaaaatagttaaaatattaataatattaactaatttaatacttttatttactttattttatgtatatcttgtgtctcaattaattattattattattgcaatttatAGGGTATTGATTCTATTGGAAAAGTGTATATGCATTTGCCACAAACAGATTCCAAAAagagaataattattacggaTACTGGAGAGTTTAAAGCGATTGCTGATTGGTTGTTAGAAACCGATGGTACAAGTTTGATGAAAGTGTTAAGTGAAAGAGATGTTGATCCTGTGAGAACATTCTCCAATGATATTTGTGAAATTTTTTCGGTAAACTTtatgcttaaaattaaataaataaaaaaccttGATATTTATTGTGTCTTCAACTTCAGGTTTTGGGAATTGAAGCTGTACGTAAGTCAGTTGAAAAAGAAATGAATACTGTATTGCAGTTCTATGGCTTATACGTAAATTATCGTCATTTAGCGTTGTTGTGCGATGTTATGACAGCTAAAGGTCATTTAATGGCCATTACTAGACATGGTATTAATAGACAAGATACAGGAGCATTAAtgaggtaaatattatatattattttaaatatttactattaatcaaatttagtttaaaattttgataattcaatatttgcaGATGCTCATTTGAAGAAACAGTTGATGTTTTATTAGATGCTGCTTCACATGCTGAAGTTGACCCAATGAGAGGTGTAtctgaaaacattattatggGACAATTACCTAGAATGGGAAcaggttaattattatatttttttattaaaaatgtatggtagTTATTTCTGCATTAATAGTTTTCATACAACTTGCATTACAAAGTATTTGTTTATCCCAAATTGACCTATTAACAAACTTTTaggtaaaaacattatctgtgttctcgttagttttttacaatatttaagtgagttatgacttaagagtatgaaaaatataaatatttaagaatgttaataatttcataattcactaaaaaattaaaatattgtaaaaaaccaaCGAGAGAACAcatataatgttcttacctaaaagtttgataataggtcaattcattataatatcaaaactaaaagcacactattgaaactggtaaacaaaaatttactgTGTAAGACTGATACAACACAAGCAAGTGTGGCATcctcttaattaataatttttctgcggataattttattgttttttgtgtataacgattctttatttacttatttaacaaaatatttaatatgagtattataagtatgtacagcttaattaaatggtttttgtttaaaaataaataaattagtgttGTAAGTTCTAcaattgttttacattattggttttttgttatgcatactatacagtatatacatgtgaatagttttttaaatagaaatgtaaaatattattattattgataaactatttttttataggttgTTTTGATTTGCTTTTGGATGCTGAAAAAGCTAAAGATGGTATAGAAATACCTATGGATAATGGTTATATGGGTATGGGTGGTGGTGGCATGTTTATGGCTGCTGGTACACCTTCTATGTCACCAGCTATGACTCCGTGGGATCAAACATCCACaccaatttatcaaaatagttGGTCATCAAgtatgaaattcaaaataatataatcttttttggaacattttttatgataataaaaattttatttaggtttGGAAACTGGTATGACTCCTGGAGGGCCAGGTTTTTCACCAGCAGGATCAAGTGAAGCTAGTGGAACATCTCCATTCTGGATGTCTTCTGGAGGAACTCCGGGTAGTCCTGGATCTCCAGGCATGGCTACTAGTCCATATGTGCCTAGCCCTAGTTCCATGTCACCAAACTATAATTATCCTTCTAGCCCACAGTTTGGATCTTTATCACCTTCTATGACTCCAACTAATTATTCACCAACAAGTCCACAATATTCTGCTACACAACAAGACACTCTAAAATATTCTTCCATGTCTCCAAAGTACAATTATTCTCCAACAAGCCCGTCATATTCACCAACTAGCCCTTCTTACTCTCACACTTCATATTCTCCGACAAGTCCTtcgtacgtatttttaaaataacattcagCTTAGATTAACATTAATCAATAAagattaacaaattttaactttatataattttttatgtctaGCTATAGCCCAACATCTCCGTCATACAGCCCTACGTCTCCATCTTACAGTCCAACATCTCCATCTTATAGCCCAACATCTCCATCATATAGCCCAACATCCCCGTCGTAAGtacagtttataattaaaacaaaagaaaTACTTACAggttttaaaatcaactatatttaattaaaacatgatatgcttaaatttttgtttattattttacaggtaCAGCCCTACCAGTCCTTCATACAGCCCTACATCTCCATCATACAGTCCAACATCTCCATCATACAGTCCAACTTCACCATCGTAAGTACCTTTAAAGAagatttaatcatatttattttaaaaaaaattcctaaaaCTCTTAATTAGGGCTTGAAAGTTGATGACcttaaaaacgttaaaaaatgcaaatacataaaaatgacaaaaaatgtccttaaaaaattacaaatatttgttttaaattaataaaaatatatttttttttaattgtattctattttactataaaattctatataaatttatcaaagcttataaattactcaaaatataacaaaaaatttcttttaaaattaaattaaaaaaaattccagcatttcgaaaatattacgaaaaaataataaaatttaggtacaatattattcactacaaCACGACAACAATGACTGTAATCTGTGAGATAAAATTGGATAGGTCCTAatctcaaaatttaaacttaaaaactttCAGTTTTAAGTATGTTATCGGCATGATGGGCGACAAGAAATGATAAGAAGTAAACTAAAgtgaaatcagtaaaaatgacTAGAAATGTGGGAAAATGAccaaaaagtacaaaataaaaattagttgttcAGATTCACATGCTaatgaaacacatttttagCTAGGAGAGTATTGTCTAAaaagttccaaaaaaaaaaatgcaaaatacatCAATTTCTGAGCCCTACTCATAACCcataattgagtatttattacatttataactattctaattaatttagtgtgcatttttagttatatttattcacttattggaaatgtataatatattattatatattgtaatatttataaaaattaaaatattgatttaatttgaaatattgttagTTTGAATATTTCTTGTTTGACATAcccaatgttttatattttgtatttcttatatttttttattaaaaacataaattaaaatataataaccatttttaaCAGGTATAGTCCCACATCGCCATCTTATAGTCCGACGTCACCTTCATACAGTCCGAGCTCTCCACAATATGCAGCGTCTTCCCCATCATATACACCCAGTGCTACATCTGGGACcagtaattacaaatattcgCCTACTTCGCCATCGGTTGCTGTTAGTCCTACTTATTCTCCTACCAGTCCAATGTACTCACCTTCAAACGCTTCTTACTCTCCATCTTCTCTACAACATACGCCAAATGCTGGAGGTACACAATACAATCAATCATATAGTCCCAGTTCGCCTGTTTATTCACCTACCAATTTTTCGATGGCGAGTCCAAGGTAAgccaaataattttcttactcAATAGTCAGTTGtctctaaacattttattttaggtattcCCCTACTTCACCAACTTATTCACCTGGTGTTGGAAGTCCACATTATTCACCATCGTCGCCCAGTTATTCACCAACGTCTCCAAATTATAGTGGACCAGATGAGCCTTAAGAAacccattttattatatttttttgtttttataggaCAGAGGGTATACAGTAACTTTAATgtgaataaaattgattttacttttttaagatGTACTgtaatcttatatattttttatgtataattgaaattactttttaatagctattattaaattgtttgctTTATTGAAcaactatttaatatgttagataatttttttttaattgatacatatatttttattatttggataattaataagatttatttcaataaattacattttttttttattctcatattttttttttttttttacttactagCCTACTACCCTTGATACTTTACTCTTTTTTTTGCGATGCTATCATCTATACCTATAGAGATAAattggttaataaaataaaggctCAATTTATTCAAACCTTAATTACAATGTaaggttattttataaagaaaattatattaaattgaaataaactatACTGATCTGGacttaaaaaacaatgaattatTCATACTCACATTAGTAGTTTCAGAAATAtgctttatacattttttgatttttaaataaaatttttgtcataaggtaatgtgttatatttttacattaaaatcattcatatggttattattacaatattaatatatattagtatattatagcaatttagctattttaaacgttagaattaattttttggtgATAGCATTTGTATTAACTTTATCAAACatcacacaataatatattatttttaatattattatttgaataatggtATTGAATAAAACTTGTATTGATACACAATGAAAATGAacgatttaattatgtataaactaaaGTTACCATGGAAacgaatatttgtatacattgtattaaaacCAGAGAACTAAAAATTCAACATTAGCGCAAAAATGGGATGTTTCTGTTGCAAAACTTCTGTCAAAGAGCCAAAAAAACTGGTATACTCATGGTAACTATAATCATACtttgttgtttaataataattgtgcttTGATTTAAGATAAGTATGATttggtaaacatttaaacttgtAATTACGAAGTCCTGTTCTTTCAGTTAATCTGATGAGACAATCatgaattatacaataaataatttcatatactCATCCAAAtccaataatcatttaatgacAGCTTTATACCttacatttaattgtaattaaaaaattaagaactaatttaaataaattagagtGCTGACTTAGGAGTATTAAATTCTAAGCAAATTCAAGCCTATTCTCGCTTCTAAATTGCATAAATCATCCTTGATTCAAATTCTATACTAGTCAAGGACCAACACTTACaactagtttttaaattttatgtcatTTGATTTATTGGATTCTTAGGGTTGAACGAAAACACTTGGATCCTGCGGATTATGTGATGGAAAATTTAAACGGTTGTACTGCTTATAAGTCTCCAGGATCAATTGGCGGCCAACAATTTGTTATTCGTAATTGCCAGGACTCCAATATTTACTTGCTAGATCATACTGGTTCAGTAACTATAGATGATTGTCAAAGATGCACAATTGTAGTAGGACCAACCAAacaaaggtaaaaataaaaataaaatgatttacgtTGATAGTACCAAGTAAATGATAGACAGAGATATGGATAGATACATATCTTCTATCACTTATAACTTAATGAGTCCATATTCATAATATCACTTTTCttgatttgattaaaaaataattaaatagatttatttacatagtagatacttaatttttaaattgt contains the following coding sequences:
- the LOC113557270 gene encoding DNA-directed RNA polymerase II subunit RPB1-like, whose protein sequence is MAASDSKAPIRTVKRVQFGILSADECRRMSVTEGGIRFAETMEGGRPKLGGLMDPRQGVIDRFSRCQTCAGNMTECCGHFGHIELAKPVFHIGFLTKAIKILRCVCFYCSKLLVSPTHPKVKEIVMKSKGQQRKRLAFVYDLCKGKNICEGGDELDINKDNVNDSNMPPKKQGHGGCGRYQPTIRRVGLDLTAEWKHVNEDSQEKKIPLTAERVYEILKHITDEEVVIMGMDPKFARPDWMILTVLPVPPLPVRPAIVMFGSMRNQDDLTHKLSDIIKCNNELIRNEQSGAATHIIAENIRMLQYHVATLVDNDSPGLPRAMQKSGKPLKAIKARLKGKEGRIRGNLMGKRVDFSARTVITPDPNLRIDEVGVPRTIAQNMTFPEIVTPFNIDQMLELVRRGNSQYPGAKYIIRDNGERIDLRFHPKPSDLHLQCGYKVERHIKDGDLVVFNRQPTLHKMSMMGHRVRVLPWSTFRMNLSCTSPYNADFDGDEMNLHVPQSMETRAEVENIHITPRQIITPQANKPVMGIVQDTLTAIRKMTKRDVFIEKEQMMNLLMHLPIWDGKMPTPCILKPKPMWTGKQLFSLIIPGNVNMIRTHSTHPDEEDNGPYKWISPGDTKVMVEHGELVMGILCKKTLGTSAGSLLHICMLELGHEVCGRFYGNIQTVVNNWLLYEGHSIGIGDTIADPQTYLEIQRAIKKAKEDVIEVIQKAHNMDLEPTPGNTLRQTFENQVNRILNDARDKTGGSAKKSLTEYNSLKAMVVSGAKGSNINISQVIACVGQQNVEGKRIPFGFRKRTLPHFIKDDYGPESRGFVENSYLAGLTPSEFYFHAMGGREGLIDTAVKTAETGYIQRRLIKAMESVMVHYDGTVRNSVGQLIQLRYGEDGLCGEAVEFQSIATIEPSHKKFEDEFKFDVSNERHMRKIFTEDVLKEMMGSNDTVAELEKEWEQLNNDRDTLREIFPSGESKVVLPCNLKRMIWNVQKIFHINKRGPTDLNPIKVVNGVKKLLDKCVIVAGEDELSKKANKNATLLFQCLVRSTLCTKLVSENFRLSSEAFEWLVGEIENRFKQAQAQPGEMVGALAAQSLGEPATQMTLNTFHFAGVSSKNVTLGVPRLKEIINISKKPKAPSLTVFLTGAAARDAEKAKNVLCRLEHTTLRKVTANTAIYYDPDPQNTVIREDQEFVNVYYEMPDFDPSRISPWLLRIELDRKRMTDKKLTMEAISEKINAGFGDDLNCIFNDDNADKLILRIRIMNGEDGKMNGGDDEDTVDKMEDDMFLRCIEANMLSDMTLQGIDSIGKVYMHLPQTDSKKRIIITDTGEFKAIADWLLETDGTSLMKVLSERDVDPVRTFSNDICEIFSVLGIEAVRKSVEKEMNTVLQFYGLYVNYRHLALLCDVMTAKGHLMAITRHGINRQDTGALMRCSFEETVDVLLDAASHAEVDPMRGVSENIIMGQLPRMGTGCFDLLLDAEKAKDGIEIPMDNGYMGMGGGGMFMAAGTPSMSPAMTPWDQTSTPIYQNSWSSSLETGMTPGGPGFSPAGSSEASGTSPFWMSSGGTPGSPGSPGMATSPYVPSPSSMSPNYNYPSSPQFGSLSPSMTPTNYSPTSPQYSATQQDTLKYSSMSPKYNYSPTSPSYSPTSPSYSHTSYSPTSPSYSPTSPSYSPTSPSYSPTSPSYSPTSPSYSPTSPSYSPTSPSYSPTSPSYSPTSPSYSPTSPSYSPTSPSYSPTSPSYSPSSPQYAASSPSYTPSATSGTSNYKYSPTSPSVAVSPTYSPTSPMYSPSNASYSPSSLQHTPNAGGTQYNQSYSPSSPVYSPTNFSMASPRYSPTSPTYSPGVGSPHYSPSSPSYSPTSPNYSGPDEP